From the Rhinolophus sinicus isolate RSC01 linkage group LG02, ASM3656204v1, whole genome shotgun sequence genome, one window contains:
- the LOC141570024 gene encoding uncharacterized protein LOC141570024 has translation MRKRVLLLHLRPLAFVRFLRRFTWIQRRFRAFQGRGDPVDQFTIGEGTSASSGSPLRGSETGAPTMPPRTTILSGSSRTEATTSTEGGGTPGTGPRPGTTGPQGGSSAGSGTGTTGVAPGTTVAPGSSNTGATSLPGAGETTGFGVGTGTTTTVPGKPQEPGSYSTEATTSTGGSGPTEAELPGGKLFQFEALVFVYSFIGLLIS, from the exons ATGAGGAAACGTGTGCTTCTTTTGCACCTGCGCCCACTCGCGTTCGTAAGGTTCCTCCGTCGTTTTACCTGGATCCAGCGGCGGTTCAGAGCCTTTCAAGGCAGGGGGGATCCCGTAGATCAGTTCACCATAGGAGAGG GCACCTCCGCCAGCTCCGGTAGTCCACTGCGAGGAAGTGAAACAG GTGCTCCGACTATGCCCCCCAGGACCACCATTCTCTCTGGTAGTTCACGCACAG agGCCACAACTTCAACAGAAGGCGGAGGCACTCCTGGCACTGGACCCAGACCAG GCACCACTGGACCAcaaggaggcagctcagctgggAGCGGGACAG GCACCACCGGCGTAGCCCCCGGCACAACTGTTGCCCCTGGCAGTTCCAACACAG GGGCCACCTCTCTCCCAGGAGCAGGTGAAACAACCGGATTTGGAGTCGGCACAG GTACTACGACCACAGTCCCCGGAAAACCTCAGGAACCTGGAAGTTACAGCACAG AGGCCACGACGTCCACGGGCGGCAGTGGGCCCACCGAAGCTGAACTTCCAGGAGGCAAGCTTTTTCAGTTTGAagctttggtttttgtttattcgTTTATCGGTCTATTGATCTCTTGA
- the LOC141570023 gene encoding uncharacterized protein LOC141570023, with the protein MSPLGPPLSQEQVKQPDLESAQVSAAEPKPALCDDYRTQSREAIGALFNVRCPEQVQMYYDHSPGKPQEPGSYSTEATTSTGGSGPTEAELPGGTSASSGSPLRGSETGAPTMPPRTTILSGSSRTEATTSTEGGGTPGTGPRPGTTGPQGGSSAGSGTGTTGVAPGTTVAPGSSNTGATSLPGAGETTGFGVGTGTTTTVPGKPQEPGSYSTEATTSTGGSGPTEAELPGGTSASSGSPLRGSETGAPTMPPRTTILSGSSRTEATTSTEGGGTPGTGPRPGTTGPQGGSSAGSGTGTTGVAPGTTVAPGSSNTGATSLPGAGETTGFGVGTGTTTTVPGKPQEPGSYSTEATTSTGGSGPTKLNFQECGCVAVVNTCAGRWAEIMGLHVLREATMPVTNLGHPGNQTASQIPICISRCPGSLSHLWVGRG; encoded by the exons ATGTCTCCTCTG GGGCCACCTCTCTCCCAGGAGCAGGTGAAACAACCGGATTTGGAGTCGGCACAGGTGAGCGCGGCTGAGCCCAAACCTGCACTCTGTGATGACTATCGGACACAGTCTCGGGAAGCTATAGGCGCACTATTCAATGTGCGTTGTCCAGAGCAGGTTCAGAT GTACTACGACCACAGTCCCGGAAAACCTCAGGAACCTGGAAGTTACAGCACAG AGGCCACGACGTCCACGGGCGGCAGTGGGCCCACCGAAGCTGAACTTCCAGGAG GCACCTCCGCCAGCTCCGGTAGTCCACTGCGAGGAAGTGAAACAG GTGCTCCGACTATGCCCCCCAGGACCACCATTCTCTCTGGTAGTTCACGCACAG agGCCACAACTTCAACAGAAGGCGGAGGCACTCCTGGCACTGGACCCAGACCAG GCACCACTGGACCAcaaggaggcagctcagctgggAGCGGGACAG GCACCACCGGCGTAGCCCCCGGCACAACTGTTGCCCCTGGCAGTTCCAACACAG GGGCCACCTCTCTCCCAGGAGCAGGTGAAACAACCGGATTTGGAGTCGGCACAG GTACTACGACCACAGTCCCCGGAAAACCTCAGGAACCTGGAAGTTACAGCACAG AGGCCACGACGTCCACGGGCGGCAGTGGGCCCACCGAAGCTGAACTTCCAGGAG GCACCTCCGCCAGCTCCGGTAGTCCACTGCGAGGAAGTGAAACAG GTGCTCCGACTATGCCCCCCAGGACCACCATTCTCTCTGGTAGTTCACGCACAG agGCCACAACTTCAACAGAAGGCGGAGGCACTCCTGGCACTGGACCCAGACCAG GCACCACTGGACCAcaaggaggcagctcagctgggAGCGGGACAG GCACCACCGGCGTAGCCCCCGGCACAACTGTTGCCCCTGGCAGTTCCAACACAG GGGCCACCTCTCTCCCAGGAGCAGGTGAAACAACCGGATTTGGAGTCGGCACAG GTACTACGACCACAGTCCCCGGAAAACCTCAGGAACCTGGAAGTTACAGCACAG AGGCCACGACGTCCACGGGCGGCAGTGGGCCCACCAAGCTGAACTTCCAGGAG TGTGGGTGTGTGGCTGTTGTGAACACATGTGCGGGAAGGTGGGCTGAGATCATGGGCCTGCATGTCCTGCGGGAAGCCACCATGCCAGTCACAAACCTGGGTCATCCTGGGAATCAAACGGCGTCACAGATCCCCATCTGTATTTCCAGATGTCCGGGATCTCTGAGCCACTTGTGGGTCGGCAGGGGCTAG
- the LOC141570113 gene encoding apomucin-like has product MQTSTSVISSGITGFPESSSPGTFKEASETTIAPGISTMVSNGIKTSPIVSFSAITVVTTGDQEIENKTGCPASLPPPPVCHGPLGEEKSPGDIWTANCHRCTCTDANAVDCKLKECPSLPTCKAGEKLIKFKANDTCCEIGYCEPRTCLFNNTNYEIGASFSDSNNPCISYSCQNTGFVAVVQDCPKQTWCSEKDRVYDSNKCCYTCNTNCRSSLVNVTVKYNGCKKKVEMARCIGECKKTIKYNYDIFQLENSCLCCQDEKYEFREIVLDCPDGSTLLYRYRHITVCSCLDKCQHSMSANEA; this is encoded by the exons ATGCAAACAA GTACCTCTGTAATATCAAGTGGAATTACTGGTTTCCCAGAAAGTTCCAGCCCAG GTACCTTCAAGGAAGCATCTGAAACCACCATTGCTCCTGGAATTTCTACCATGG TgtcaaatggaataaaaacaagCCCGATAGTGTCCTTCTCAG CAATTACTGTAGTAACAACAGGagatcaagaaattgaaaataaaacag GATGTCCAGCGTCTCTTCCACCACCTCCAG TTTGCCATGGTCCACTGGGAGAAGAGAAATCT CCTGGAGACATATGGACCGCCAATTGCCACAGATGTACCTGTACTGATGCAAATGCTGTAGACTGTAAACTCAAAGAGTGCCCTTCTCTACCCACATGCAAAGCTGGAGAGAAGCTTATAAAGTTCAAAGCTAATGATACGTGCTGTGAAATTGGATACTGTG aGCCAAGAACATGTTTATTTAACAACACCAACTATGAG ATTGGTGCTTCATTTAGTGATTCCAATAATCCATGCATCTCCTACTCCTGCCAAAACACTGGTTTCGTTGCAGTAGTCCAAGATTGCCCAAAGCAGACCTGGTGCTCAGAA AAAGACAGAGTCTACGATTCAAACAAATGTTGCTatacat GTAATACTAATTGCAGATCTTCACTTGTGAATGTGACTGTAAAGTACAATGGTTGCAAGAAAAAAGTTGAGATGGCAAGATGCATAGGGGAATGCAAAAAGACCATCAA gtacaaTTATGATATCTTTCAACTGGAAAATTCATGCCTTTGCTGCCAAGATGAAAAGTACGAATTCAGAGAAATTGTTCTTGACTGTCCTGATGGTAGTACACTACTTTACAGATACAGGCACATCACAGTGTGTTCTTGCTTAGACAAGTGCCAGCACTCTATGAGCGCAAATGAGGCGTAA